From Bacteroidota bacterium, the proteins below share one genomic window:
- a CDS encoding SRPBCC family protein yields the protein MSVHRFSTTQVLPLSLEAAWEFFSTPRNLARITPPEMNFRIVTPDLPDKTYAGQIIAYTLTPVAGIRAGWITEITHVKAPHFFVDEQRKGPYRMWHHQHHFRAHKSGTEMTDIVHYEIPLGKLGDALNALYIRNRIHGIFEHRRKVLEQLFPQK from the coding sequence ATGAGTGTACACCGATTCAGCACCACCCAAGTGCTACCGCTTTCGCTGGAAGCGGCCTGGGAATTTTTCTCGACTCCGCGCAACCTGGCCCGGATCACACCGCCGGAAATGAACTTCCGCATCGTCACGCCCGACCTGCCGGACAAAACGTACGCCGGACAGATCATCGCCTATACCCTGACGCCGGTCGCGGGTATCCGCGCCGGTTGGATCACGGAGATCACGCATGTCAAGGCGCCGCACTTCTTCGTGGATGAACAACGAAAGGGCCCCTACCGGATGTGGCACCACCAGCATCATTTTCGTGCGCATAAAAGCGGCACCGAAATGACCGATATCGTGCACTACGAGATTCCGCTTGGAAAGCTGGGTGATGCGCTCAACGCACTCTACATCCGGAACAGGATACACGGCATTTTCGAGCACCGTAGAAAGGTGCTGGAGCAGCTCTTCCCGCAAAAATGA
- a CDS encoding DUF1800 domain-containing protein, with translation MDRRSFLSLSFQDVLTEPGYGEGASLSASSLTPYSGQWTDKEVKHLLRRTQFGAPKAEIVYFRSLGCSASVDTLLERINHPAYTPPAPPVNHYYNDAQDPLVGPEQPWPGTADTEGPGNISIRRREGLKAWWVGLMINQPRSLREKMTLFWYNHFVIEMRVVSQSTFCYNYLQMLRANALGNFKTLTREVTISAAMLNYLNGDSSTASAPNENYARELQELFTIGKDANGQSLYTEDDVVAAARVLTGWTNDLVNGVSANGYLSVFDPARHDTGSKTFSSFYSNRVITGRAGASGAQEVDDLLDMIFARNDVALFICRKLYRFFVYYKIDATTETNVIQPLAAILRQNNYDISAALSTLFKSEHFFDMLSQGCVIKPPIDFVVGLCRDFNADLPATATVPSKYAFWSSIVDQAGRMQQDIGDPPSVAGWPMYYQAPMFHEMWINTDTLPRRNKVSDEMAGNAQTTGGLGVNIDVVGYTATMNNPSDPVALIDEVLRLHYFFDASPSVINYLLNILLSGQTQTYYWSDAWDNYMNDPTNPTYYGTVKSRLQTFYRYIMDLSEYQLS, from the coding sequence ATGGATCGTCGTTCATTCCTCTCCCTTTCATTTCAGGACGTGCTGACCGAGCCGGGCTACGGCGAGGGCGCGTCGCTGTCCGCAAGTAGCTTGACTCCGTACAGCGGTCAATGGACCGACAAGGAGGTCAAGCACCTGCTGCGGCGGACACAATTCGGCGCTCCGAAAGCGGAGATCGTCTACTTCCGTTCACTGGGTTGTTCCGCTTCGGTCGACACCTTACTGGAGCGGATCAATCATCCTGCCTATACGCCTCCTGCGCCTCCTGTCAACCATTACTACAACGATGCACAGGATCCGCTGGTCGGACCGGAGCAACCCTGGCCCGGTACCGCGGATACGGAAGGCCCCGGCAACATCAGCATCCGCAGACGCGAGGGCTTGAAAGCCTGGTGGGTCGGACTGATGATCAATCAGCCGCGCAGTTTACGGGAGAAGATGACCTTGTTCTGGTACAACCACTTCGTCATTGAGATGCGGGTAGTTAGCCAGTCCACCTTCTGTTACAACTACCTGCAGATGCTGCGCGCCAACGCGCTGGGCAACTTCAAGACGCTGACGCGGGAAGTCACCATCAGCGCCGCTATGCTGAACTACCTCAACGGCGACAGCAGCACGGCATCGGCTCCGAACGAGAACTATGCGCGCGAACTGCAGGAATTGTTCACCATCGGAAAAGATGCCAATGGACAATCACTCTACACCGAAGACGATGTGGTCGCAGCGGCGCGTGTACTGACCGGCTGGACGAATGACCTGGTGAATGGTGTCTCAGCGAATGGATACCTGTCAGTATTTGATCCCGCCCGGCACGATACCGGCAGCAAGACCTTCAGCTCATTCTACAGCAACCGCGTCATCACCGGACGTGCCGGCGCTTCCGGCGCACAGGAAGTCGACGACCTGCTCGACATGATCTTCGCGCGCAACGATGTCGCCTTGTTCATCTGTCGGAAGCTGTATCGCTTCTTCGTGTATTATAAGATCGACGCTACGACCGAAACGAATGTGATCCAGCCACTGGCCGCCATTCTGCGCCAAAACAATTACGATATCAGCGCCGCTTTGTCGACCCTGTTCAAGAGCGAACACTTTTTCGATATGCTCAGCCAGGGCTGTGTAATCAAGCCGCCGATCGATTTCGTGGTAGGACTTTGCCGGGATTTCAATGCCGATCTACCGGCGACGGCGACGGTTCCTTCGAAGTACGCCTTCTGGAGCAGCATCGTCGACCAGGCCGGGCGCATGCAGCAGGACATCGGTGATCCGCCCTCGGTGGCCGGCTGGCCTATGTACTACCAGGCACCGATGTTCCACGAGATGTGGATCAACACGGACACCTTGCCGCGGCGGAACAAAGTCAGCGATGAGATGGCCGGGAATGCACAGACCACCGGAGGCTTGGGCGTCAACATCGATGTGGTCGGTTACACCGCCACGATGAATAACCCTTCCGATCCGGTAGCGCTCATCGATGAAGTGTTGCGCCTGCACTACTTCTTCGACGCATCACCTTCGGTCATCAATTACCTCCTGAATATTCTGCTGAGCGGACAAACCCAGACGTACTATTGGTCCGATGCCTGGGACAACTACATGAACGACCCGACGAACCCCACGTACTACGGGACTGTCAAGTCGCGTCTGCAGACGTTCTACCGTTATATCATGGACCTTTCCGAATACCAGCTTTCCTGA
- a CDS encoding DUF2079 domain-containing protein — translation MAKRNTLPWNGDSRYPLWALAFLAFFYASISFVNHSCFRTFGLDLGLYTNALYDYAHFQFNDSSSFRSVPENLLGDHFDLLLPLFSPFSWIFGSWTLLLIQWAVLLFGACGIYRFSILRTGRILDATLLMLVFGLHFGISGALSFDYHSNVVAAALLPWFFVGLQERRPLLQWLTFTLILFARENMSLWMVFVATGACWYYRDPATRKALLLKSLIAGGWFMLVSAWWMPQLHEGGVLSQFRYSVLGKDIASALTTIVTDPALVIRTLFTDHLPVPGFKPGIKQEFWFIFLLSGAWILLRVPGFIWMAVPILLQKLLNDQVQVWGVNDHYNAEFAPLLAIGGAIAAGTVQQVRLRTVLLVGLLVLDIAATIRTMDRVQAFVRRENLRVYQAPHWKSIVDKKALSEALGRIPADVSVSAHTNLHPRVAWRDSALIFPKTEGCRYVLLLEQGNPFPFTQEDYRLQLDSLRHSDAYSLVFDQDGVILLRRK, via the coding sequence ATGGCGAAGCGGAACACCCTGCCCTGGAACGGAGACAGCCGGTATCCGCTGTGGGCGTTGGCGTTCCTTGCCTTCTTTTACGCTTCCATCAGCTTCGTTAACCATAGTTGCTTCCGAACCTTCGGACTCGACCTTGGATTGTACACCAATGCGCTGTACGATTACGCGCACTTCCAATTCAACGACAGTTCCAGTTTCCGTTCCGTTCCGGAGAACCTGCTTGGCGATCATTTCGATTTGCTGTTGCCGTTGTTCTCACCGTTCTCCTGGATCTTCGGTTCCTGGACTTTGCTCCTGATACAATGGGCCGTGCTGCTTTTCGGTGCCTGCGGGATCTACCGGTTTTCCATCTTGCGGACCGGGAGAATACTGGATGCCACCCTGCTCATGTTGGTTTTTGGACTTCACTTCGGCATATCGGGCGCTCTGAGTTTCGATTATCACAGCAACGTGGTGGCAGCCGCGCTCTTGCCCTGGTTTTTCGTCGGACTGCAGGAACGTCGTCCGCTGCTGCAGTGGCTCACGTTTACGCTGATTCTATTCGCGCGGGAGAACATGTCGTTGTGGATGGTCTTCGTTGCAACCGGTGCCTGCTGGTATTATCGTGACCCCGCTACACGAAAAGCGCTGTTGCTGAAGTCCCTGATCGCCGGCGGCTGGTTTATGCTCGTAAGCGCCTGGTGGATGCCGCAGCTGCACGAAGGTGGTGTCTTGTCGCAGTTTCGCTACTCGGTCTTGGGAAAGGATATAGCAAGCGCACTCACGACGATCGTAACGGATCCGGCCCTGGTGATCCGGACCCTCTTCACCGACCATCTTCCTGTTCCGGGATTCAAACCCGGGATCAAACAGGAGTTCTGGTTCATATTCCTCTTGTCGGGAGCCTGGATCCTGCTGCGTGTTCCCGGTTTTATCTGGATGGCTGTGCCGATCTTATTACAGAAGTTACTGAACGACCAGGTACAGGTCTGGGGGGTGAACGATCATTACAATGCGGAGTTCGCGCCACTCCTGGCAATCGGCGGAGCGATCGCGGCCGGGACCGTTCAACAAGTGCGACTCCGTACCGTTTTACTCGTCGGGTTGCTGGTGCTGGATATCGCTGCTACGATACGAACCATGGACCGGGTGCAGGCGTTCGTTCGCAGGGAGAATTTGCGGGTGTATCAGGCGCCGCATTGGAAGTCGATAGTTGATAAGAAGGCCTTGAGCGAAGCCCTCGGACGGATACCTGCCGACGTATCCGTTTCCGCCCACACCAACCTGCATCCACGGGTGGCCTGGCGCGACAGCGCGTTGATATTCCCGAAGACGGAGGGATGTCGGTATGTGCTCCTGCTGGAGCAAGGCAATCCGTTTCCGTTCACACAGGAAGATTATCGTCTTCAACTGGACAGCCTGCGCCATTCCGATGCCTATTCGCTCGTATTCGATCAGGATGGGGTGATCTTGCTGCGACGGAAGTGA
- a CDS encoding ATP-binding cassette domain-containing protein encodes MITLHQVRFAFGGRYLLDGASWQINPGEKIGLIGRNGTGKSTLLRIINEEYSIESGTLQKMRGLRIAFFNQDLLSYDTENSVLSVALEAFPEQLELDERIHRIVHRLETEHDNEALLHELHDAQERFAMIDGYQFRQNAATVLEGLGFTTRDLERPFREFSGGWRMRALLARMMLRDPDMLLLDEPTNHLDLPSIEWLENYLKSYQGTVIVVSHDRWFLDRIVNKIAEIDQRKISLYSGNFSEYIDQKSQRLALQEAAYRNQQKFLEEQNKLIDRFRAKASKASMAQSRIKMLERMEKVEAVDSEAPTIRIRFDAARQPGKIISHLIIQDKRFGDNVLLHDTEAMIRRGDKIALIGANGKGKSTLLRMINGSEPYDGKAETVYNVDAAFYAQHQLESLHLQNDLLTELQSFAPEKKESELRGILGSFLFSGDDVFKKISVLSGGEKARIALAKVLLSKANFLLLDEPTNHLDMATVSMLVDVLNDYEGSFLVVSHDRHFLSCVANRIWWIEDQHLRTYEGSYEEYEEWKTRQLKAEAVAAKKQPVQQKVEKPKLERSDEEKKQRQRTQKKFDKLEEELEQLRQSRHELENLLARPEVYSDPGKFQDHLDRFNRIDADFQAKTREWEELFEQLSGME; translated from the coding sequence GTGATTACCCTGCACCAAGTCCGCTTCGCTTTCGGTGGACGTTATTTGCTCGATGGCGCTTCCTGGCAGATCAATCCCGGTGAAAAGATCGGACTCATTGGACGAAACGGGACCGGTAAATCGACCTTGTTACGGATCATCAACGAAGAGTACAGCATTGAATCCGGGACGCTCCAGAAAATGCGGGGACTCCGCATCGCTTTTTTCAACCAGGATCTGCTCAGCTACGACACGGAGAACTCGGTGTTATCAGTCGCGCTGGAAGCGTTTCCCGAGCAACTCGAACTCGACGAGCGGATCCATCGGATTGTCCATCGCCTGGAAACCGAACATGACAACGAAGCCCTGCTGCATGAATTGCACGATGCACAGGAGCGCTTCGCGATGATCGACGGTTACCAGTTCAGGCAAAACGCGGCGACGGTATTGGAGGGCTTGGGTTTCACCACCCGCGATCTGGAACGACCCTTTCGGGAGTTCAGCGGCGGCTGGCGGATGCGCGCCCTGCTGGCGAGAATGATGCTGCGCGATCCGGACATGTTGCTGCTCGATGAGCCGACCAACCACCTGGATCTTCCATCCATCGAATGGCTGGAGAACTACCTGAAGAGTTACCAGGGAACGGTGATCGTGGTTTCCCACGACCGCTGGTTCCTGGATCGCATTGTCAATAAGATCGCCGAAATCGACCAGCGAAAGATCTCGCTCTATTCGGGTAATTTTTCCGAGTACATCGACCAGAAATCGCAACGCCTCGCTTTGCAGGAAGCAGCCTACCGCAATCAGCAGAAGTTCCTCGAAGAGCAGAACAAGTTGATCGACCGATTTCGCGCGAAGGCTTCCAAAGCCAGCATGGCGCAATCGCGTATCAAGATGCTCGAACGGATGGAGAAGGTGGAGGCGGTGGATTCCGAAGCTCCCACCATCCGGATCCGTTTCGATGCCGCCCGACAGCCGGGTAAGATCATTTCGCATTTGATCATCCAGGACAAGCGCTTCGGCGATAATGTCCTCCTGCACGATACCGAGGCCATGATCCGCCGGGGCGATAAGATCGCGCTGATCGGTGCGAACGGGAAAGGGAAGTCCACGCTCCTGCGGATGATCAATGGCAGTGAACCTTACGACGGGAAAGCCGAGACGGTCTATAATGTAGATGCCGCCTTTTATGCGCAGCATCAGTTGGAGTCTTTGCACCTGCAAAACGACCTGTTGACCGAGCTGCAGTCGTTCGCTCCGGAGAAGAAGGAATCCGAATTGCGGGGCATCCTTGGCTCGTTCCTCTTTTCGGGTGACGATGTGTTCAAAAAGATCAGCGTATTGTCGGGTGGAGAGAAGGCGAGGATCGCGTTAGCCAAGGTGTTGTTGTCAAAGGCGAACTTTCTCCTGCTCGACGAACCGACCAACCACCTCGACATGGCGACGGTTTCCATGCTGGTGGATGTCTTGAACGATTACGAAGGGTCGTTCCTCGTCGTTTCCCACGATCGCCATTTCCTCAGTTGCGTAGCCAACAGGATCTGGTGGATCGAGGACCAGCATTTGCGTACCTACGAGGGGTCCTACGAGGAGTACGAAGAGTGGAAGACGCGGCAGTTGAAGGCCGAAGCGGTTGCGGCAAAAAAGCAGCCGGTTCAGCAAAAGGTCGAAAAACCGAAGCTGGAGCGGAGTGACGAGGAAAAGAAGCAGCGTCAGCGAACACAGAAGAAATTCGACAAACTGGAAGAGGAGCTCGAACAACTCCGGCAGTCGCGTCATGAACTGGAGAACCTTTTGGCCCGCCCGGAAGTATACAGCGATCCCGGCAAGTTCCAGGATCACCTCGACCGTTTTAACCGTATCGACGCCGATTTTCAGGCAAAGACGCGGGAGTGGGAGGAACTCTTCGAGCAGTTGTCCGGGATGGAATAA
- a CDS encoding DUF1501 domain-containing protein, whose amino-acid sequence MKRRDFLRTAIPAAVVPAVLNGLPLKAFASSPLAEAISATDNDHVLVMIQLNGGNDGLNTIIPLDQYANLTRARQNILPLANRILLLNGTTLTGMHPSMVGLQQLYNDGKLNIIQSVGYPNPDFSHFRATDIWLTGSDSDQVLTSGVMGRYLNYEYPNFPTGYPNAVMPDPLAIQIGSSVSLGLMGPAAYMGMSVTDPDDFYHIINGVQDPAPNTPAGDELTYVRGIARQTRAYQSVIEAAAARVPTQATAYPAPGTNYLADQLKIVARLVAGGLKTKLYMVSIGGFDTHSSQTEDGDTSIGTHADLLRQLSEAILAFQIDCAFLNIEDRVVGMTYSEFGRRVKSNASFGTDHGAAAPVLVFGKQVQSGIVGASPVIPYQAGSNNNLPMQYDFRSVYASILQDWFCVPPTDLQTILFNNYQTLPIIKSSACLGIGIHELNQAAGLQLISNSPNPFSSSTYITYTTQGGHTRVQVFSPEGKLIKNLVDAEQSAGTYKVWFENEHFAPGVYYACLQNGPIAQVANMVIVP is encoded by the coding sequence ATGAAGCGTAGAGATTTTCTTCGTACCGCCATCCCCGCGGCCGTTGTGCCCGCCGTACTCAACGGTTTGCCGTTGAAGGCATTCGCCAGTTCTCCACTGGCAGAGGCGATCAGCGCCACCGACAACGACCATGTGCTGGTGATGATCCAGCTCAATGGTGGCAACGACGGCTTGAATACCATCATACCGCTCGATCAGTATGCGAACCTCACGCGGGCCCGGCAGAACATCCTGCCCCTCGCGAACCGCATCCTTCTGTTGAACGGTACCACCCTTACCGGCATGCATCCGTCCATGGTCGGTTTGCAGCAGTTGTACAACGACGGAAAGCTGAACATCATCCAGAGTGTCGGTTACCCGAACCCGGATTTTTCGCACTTCCGCGCGACCGACATCTGGCTTACCGGATCCGATTCCGACCAGGTGCTGACCTCGGGTGTGATGGGCCGTTACCTCAACTACGAGTATCCCAACTTCCCGACCGGATACCCCAACGCCGTAATGCCGGATCCACTGGCCATCCAGATCGGTTCCAGCGTATCGCTTGGGCTCATGGGACCTGCCGCCTACATGGGCATGTCGGTCACCGACCCGGATGATTTCTACCACATCATCAACGGTGTTCAGGATCCGGCACCTAATACGCCGGCAGGCGATGAATTGACCTATGTTCGGGGTATCGCGCGTCAGACCCGTGCCTATCAGTCCGTGATCGAAGCGGCGGCAGCGCGCGTTCCGACCCAGGCGACCGCCTATCCGGCTCCGGGTACCAACTACCTGGCCGATCAATTGAAGATCGTTGCGCGGCTGGTCGCCGGCGGTCTGAAGACCAAGTTGTACATGGTCAGCATCGGCGGGTTTGATACCCATTCAAGTCAGACGGAAGACGGAGACACTTCCATCGGAACCCATGCGGACCTCCTGCGTCAGCTATCGGAAGCGATCCTGGCATTCCAGATCGATTGCGCGTTCCTCAACATCGAAGATCGTGTGGTCGGAATGACCTATTCCGAATTCGGACGTCGCGTCAAGTCGAACGCCAGCTTCGGAACCGACCACGGCGCGGCCGCACCGGTGCTGGTATTCGGCAAGCAGGTGCAAAGCGGCATCGTGGGAGCGAGTCCGGTCATCCCTTACCAGGCAGGATCGAACAACAACCTGCCGATGCAATACGACTTCCGGTCCGTGTACGCGTCCATTCTCCAGGATTGGTTCTGCGTGCCTCCAACTGATCTGCAGACGATCCTGTTCAACAATTACCAGACGTTACCGATCATCAAGTCGTCGGCCTGCCTGGGCATCGGCATACACGAGTTGAATCAGGCGGCAGGGTTGCAACTGATATCCAATTCACCGAATCCCTTCTCGTCCAGTACCTACATCACCTACACCACGCAAGGCGGTCATACCCGCGTGCAGGTGTTTTCGCCGGAAGGTAAGCTGATCAAGAACCTGGTGGATGCGGAGCAATCCGCCGGCACCTACAAGGTGTGGTTCGAGAACGAGCATTTCGCTCCGGGTGTTTACTACGCCTGTTTGCAGAATGGCCCCATCGCCCAGGTGGCGAACATGGTCATTGTGCCCTGA
- the apaG gene encoding Co2+/Mg2+ efflux protein ApaG has product MITQVTSGIKVSVETFYRPDQSNPLLNQYVFAYRITITNNSDFSVQLRRRHWFIIDSSATNREVEGEGVVGELPILGTGESYQYVSGCNLDSELGKMYGTYLMERLIDKKQFYVRIPEFQMIVPYKLN; this is encoded by the coding sequence ATGATCACACAAGTAACCTCCGGAATCAAAGTCAGTGTGGAGACCTTCTACCGGCCGGATCAGAGCAATCCCTTGCTCAACCAGTACGTTTTCGCTTACCGGATTACGATCACCAACAACAGTGATTTTTCGGTGCAGCTCCGGCGCCGCCATTGGTTCATCATCGACTCCAGCGCCACCAACCGCGAAGTGGAAGGCGAGGGCGTGGTCGGCGAACTGCCGATCCTCGGGACGGGTGAATCCTATCAGTACGTGTCGGGTTGCAACCTCGACTCGGAACTCGGCAAGATGTACGGTACGTATCTGATGGAACGGTTGATCGACAAGAAGCAATTCTATGTCCGCATCCCCGAATTCCAGATGATCGTACCGTACAAGCTCAACTGA
- a CDS encoding peroxiredoxin, with the protein MLQIGQKAPDFKLINTNKEEVTLANFKGKNLVVFFFPMAWTGVCTKEMCSIQEDYNAYSGMNAETIGVSVDSFFALKRFGEDNKITFPLLSDFNKIMIRDYDMILPDFAFGYKNVAKRATVVIDKEGIVRYIEVLPNPGEMPNMDAIKQAVQQLG; encoded by the coding sequence ATGCTTCAAATCGGACAAAAAGCCCCGGATTTCAAACTTATCAATACGAATAAAGAAGAGGTCACCCTGGCCAATTTCAAAGGAAAGAACCTGGTTGTTTTCTTCTTCCCCATGGCCTGGACCGGCGTGTGCACCAAGGAAATGTGCAGCATCCAGGAAGATTACAATGCCTATTCCGGCATGAATGCGGAAACGATCGGCGTTTCGGTCGATAGTTTCTTCGCACTCAAGCGGTTTGGTGAGGACAACAAGATCACTTTCCCGTTGCTTTCGGATTTCAATAAAATTATGATCCGCGACTATGATATGATTCTTCCGGACTTCGCGTTCGGCTATAAGAACGTAGCCAAGCGTGCCACCGTCGTTATCGATAAGGAAGGAATTGTTCGCTACATTGAAGTACTGCCCAATCCCGGCGAAATGCCGAACATGGATGCCATCAAACAAGCCGTTCAGCAACTGGGCTGA
- the mazG gene encoding nucleoside triphosphate pyrophosphohydrolase, giving the protein MTARAEAFERLATIMDELRAQCPWDKKQTLESLRHLTIEETYELADAIIDRDLPEIKKELGDILLHIVFYAKIGEELGAFDITSVIHGQCEKLIHRHPHIYGDVKVQDEEEVKRNWEKLKLKEGNTSVLDGVPTSLPALIKSMRIQEKARGVGFDWEKPEQVWEKVEEELGEFRTEADAGNTAKAEEEFGDILFALVNYARFRNINPEEALERTNRKFIRRFQYIEEAARTAGRNLSDMTLAEMDVYWNEAKQLPDSPR; this is encoded by the coding sequence ATGACCGCACGCGCCGAGGCCTTCGAACGACTGGCCACCATCATGGACGAGCTTCGCGCTCAATGTCCCTGGGACAAGAAACAGACGCTGGAATCGCTGCGCCACCTGACCATTGAAGAGACCTATGAACTGGCGGACGCGATCATCGACCGGGACCTTCCGGAGATCAAGAAGGAGCTGGGCGATATCCTCCTGCACATCGTTTTCTATGCCAAGATCGGGGAGGAGTTGGGCGCCTTCGATATTACCTCGGTCATTCACGGGCAATGTGAGAAACTGATCCACCGCCATCCGCATATCTACGGTGATGTCAAGGTTCAGGACGAAGAGGAAGTGAAACGCAACTGGGAAAAGCTGAAACTGAAAGAGGGAAATACCTCTGTACTGGACGGCGTGCCGACCAGCCTTCCAGCGCTGATCAAATCCATGCGTATCCAGGAAAAGGCAAGAGGTGTTGGGTTCGATTGGGAGAAGCCTGAACAAGTGTGGGAAAAGGTCGAAGAGGAACTCGGGGAGTTCAGAACCGAAGCGGATGCCGGTAACACGGCAAAGGCAGAGGAGGAATTCGGCGATATCCTTTTCGCCCTGGTCAACTACGCGCGATTCCGGAATATCAACCCGGAAGAGGCCCTGGAGCGGACCAACCGAAAGTTCATCCGCCGTTTCCAGTATATCGAAGAAGCCGCCCGCACTGCCGGACGGAATCTCAGCGACATGACACTGGCCGAGATGGACGTGTACTGGAACGAAGCCAAGCAATTACCGGATAGCCCTCGCTGA
- the mscL gene encoding large-conductance mechanosensitive channel protein MscL yields MGLISEFKDFINKGNVIDLAVGVVIGGAFGKIVNSLVSDIIMPPIGLLIGGVNFSEIKLTIKEAAVDAAGKAIPAVSINIGNFIQVLFEFTIIAFAIFMVVKAVNRMRKADEPAPAPPPGPTKEEVLLTEIRDLLKK; encoded by the coding sequence ATGGGACTCATTTCAGAATTCAAGGATTTCATCAACAAAGGAAACGTGATCGACCTGGCCGTCGGTGTCGTGATCGGCGGAGCCTTTGGGAAGATCGTCAACTCGTTGGTGTCGGATATCATCATGCCGCCCATCGGGCTGCTGATCGGTGGAGTTAATTTTTCGGAGATCAAGCTGACGATCAAGGAAGCCGCGGTGGACGCCGCCGGTAAAGCCATCCCGGCTGTCAGCATCAACATCGGAAACTTTATCCAGGTATTGTTCGAATTCACCATCATCGCCTTTGCGATCTTCATGGTCGTCAAGGCTGTCAACCGGATGCGCAAGGCCGATGAACCAGCTCCCGCTCCACCTCCCGGACCAACTAAAGAGGAAGTACTCCTGACCGAGATCCGGGACCTGCTTAAAAAGTGA
- a CDS encoding DUF3078 domain-containing protein — protein sequence MKLRNIYFTLIFSTLTIITFGQATDVNKISAITGDTLKGAAASDTSWKTGGFIGINFSQISLSHWAPGGDNSISIAANANVFANYAKNRTQWDNNLLLAYALLKNGTDPLRKNDDRIDFTSKFGYRVKPESKWFYSAILNFKSQVANGYNYPNDSVVISRFLAPAYLTLALGMNYKPVDYFEVFFSPVSSRFVIVNDQDLADLGAYGVKAATTDANGNLNKGTGEKVRSEFGAYLNMNFKKEIFENVTLASRLELFNNYTDEDENNRKNIDVNWETGLLMKVNKFLTTSFIATVVYDHNVIQRTQYRQILGVGFGYKF from the coding sequence ATGAAACTGCGAAACATCTATTTTACGCTGATATTCAGCACATTAACCATCATCACCTTCGGTCAGGCTACCGACGTTAACAAGATCTCGGCCATCACCGGCGACACCTTAAAAGGAGCTGCTGCCTCCGACACATCCTGGAAGACCGGCGGATTCATTGGCATCAACTTCTCTCAGATCAGCCTTTCCCACTGGGCACCGGGTGGCGATAATTCCATCTCCATCGCCGCCAATGCCAACGTTTTCGCAAACTACGCGAAGAACCGTACCCAATGGGACAATAACCTGCTCCTTGCCTATGCTTTGTTGAAGAACGGCACCGATCCTTTGCGAAAGAACGACGACCGCATTGACTTTACCTCCAAATTCGGTTATCGCGTCAAGCCGGAGAGCAAATGGTTCTACAGTGCCATCCTCAACTTCAAGAGCCAGGTAGCGAACGGTTATAACTACCCGAACGACTCGGTGGTCATCTCCCGATTTCTCGCGCCAGCCTACCTGACGCTTGCGCTCGGTATGAACTACAAGCCGGTCGACTATTTTGAGGTATTCTTCTCCCCGGTTTCCTCCCGATTCGTCATCGTGAACGACCAGGACCTGGCCGATCTCGGCGCCTATGGCGTAAAGGCCGCGACTACCGACGCCAACGGCAACCTCAACAAAGGCACCGGCGAAAAAGTACGATCCGAGTTCGGCGCCTACCTCAACATGAACTTCAAGAAAGAGATCTTCGAGAATGTGACCCTTGCCTCCCGTCTCGAACTCTTCAACAACTACACCGATGAGGACGAGAATAACCGGAAGAACATCGACGTCAACTGGGAAACCGGCTTATTGATGAAAGTGAACAAATTCCTCACGACCTCCTTCATCGCAACCGTCGTGTACGACCACAACGTCATCCAACGGACCCAATACCGTCAGATCCTGGGCGTAGGCTTCGGTTACAAATTCTAA